One genomic window of Mycobacteriales bacterium includes the following:
- a CDS encoding long-chain fatty acid--CoA ligase, producing MDRGIGSWVTKRAHLSGDVTALVFGERRVTYAELDRRTDQLARALRGLGVRKGDRVGALLLNSPAFLETMLATAKLGAVFVPMNLRLTPPEVGYLLADSGADVFVCSGPLAAVGRAALAEEGVRVRHRVLADGAAEDGELAFEELLGTGEARALGSDVAGSDLSCLMYTSGTTGRPKGAMLTHDNHLWNVVNALSFGRGLGAGDVTVTVAPMFHIGGLGVHTLPLLYIGGRNVILPSFDPAQTLATMARERATVQFMVPAMWAALMAVPDFASHDLSALELAVSGGAPCPLPVIEFFQGMGVPFQEGFGMTETAPGVSVLDAERVKEKAGSIGRPMFHVEARIADEADVDVATGEVGELLVRGPNVFAGYWGLPEATAEAFRGGWFHTGDLGRMDAEGYITLVDRKKDMIISGGENVYPIEVEQVLYRHEAVQEVAVVGVPDERWGETPVAVVAPAPGAEVVPEQLIAYARERLAHFKCPTRVEVVDALPRNATGKVLKTELRARYGGTSSAVTR from the coding sequence GTGGACCGCGGCATCGGCAGCTGGGTCACCAAGCGCGCGCACCTGTCCGGCGACGTCACGGCGCTGGTCTTCGGCGAGCGGCGCGTCACCTACGCCGAGCTGGACCGGCGCACCGACCAGCTGGCGCGCGCCCTGCGCGGGCTCGGCGTGCGCAAGGGCGACCGGGTCGGCGCGCTGCTGCTCAACAGCCCGGCCTTCCTCGAGACGATGCTGGCCACCGCCAAGCTCGGGGCCGTCTTCGTCCCGATGAACCTGCGGCTGACCCCGCCGGAGGTGGGCTACCTGCTGGCCGACTCCGGGGCCGACGTCTTCGTCTGCTCCGGGCCGCTGGCCGCGGTCGGGCGGGCCGCCCTGGCCGAGGAGGGCGTGCGAGTGCGGCACCGCGTCCTGGCCGACGGTGCGGCCGAGGACGGTGAGCTCGCCTTCGAGGAGCTGCTCGGCACCGGCGAGGCGCGGGCGCTGGGCAGCGATGTCGCCGGCAGTGACCTCTCCTGCCTGATGTACACCTCCGGCACCACCGGCCGACCGAAGGGGGCGATGCTCACCCACGACAACCACCTGTGGAACGTCGTCAACGCCCTGTCGTTCGGGCGCGGGCTGGGCGCGGGCGACGTCACGGTGACCGTCGCCCCCATGTTCCACATCGGGGGGCTCGGCGTGCACACGCTGCCGCTGCTCTACATCGGCGGCCGCAACGTGATCCTGCCTTCCTTCGACCCCGCGCAGACGCTCGCGACGATGGCTCGCGAGCGCGCGACGGTGCAGTTCATGGTCCCCGCGATGTGGGCGGCCCTCATGGCGGTTCCGGATTTCGCCAGCCACGACCTGTCGGCGCTGGAGCTGGCCGTCTCCGGCGGCGCGCCCTGCCCGCTGCCGGTCATCGAGTTCTTCCAGGGCATGGGCGTGCCCTTCCAGGAGGGCTTCGGGATGACCGAGACCGCCCCGGGCGTCTCCGTCCTGGACGCGGAGCGGGTGAAGGAGAAGGCCGGGTCGATCGGGCGGCCGATGTTCCACGTCGAGGCACGCATCGCCGACGAGGCCGACGTCGACGTGGCGACGGGCGAGGTGGGCGAGCTGCTGGTGCGCGGACCGAACGTGTTCGCCGGGTACTGGGGGCTGCCCGAGGCGACGGCGGAGGCGTTCCGCGGCGGCTGGTTCCACACCGGCGACCTCGGGCGGATGGACGCGGAGGGGTACATCACCCTCGTCGACCGCAAGAAGGACATGATCATCTCGGGTGGCGAGAACGTCTACCCGATCGAGGTCGAGCAGGTGCTGTACCGCCACGAGGCCGTGCAGGAGGTCGCCGTCGTCGGCGTGCCGGACGAGCGGTGGGGCGAGACGCCGGTGGCCGTCGTCGCCCCCGCCCCCGGCGCCGAGGTGGTGCCTGAACAGCTCATCGCCTATGCCCGCGAGCGGCTAGCGCACTTCAAGTGCCCCACCCGGGTGGAGGTCGTGGACGCCCTGCCCCGCAACGCCACCGGCAAGGTGCTCAAGACCGAGCTGCGTGCCCGCTACGGCGGCACCTCCAGCGCCGTGACCCGCTGA
- a CDS encoding acyl-CoA dehydrogenase family protein: MTTIDDRPAAGVQDPWSTPERVALRRLARDVVAREIAPRMAEWEEAGELPRELHARVAHSGLLGVGFPEEVGGSGGDPIDSAIVTEEILLGGGSTGLCASLFTHGIAVPHIATHGSPELVDRYVRPTLAGELIGSLGVTEPGAGSDVANLRTRAVRDGDDYVVNGAKTYITSGVRADFVTTAVRTGDAGYGGVSLLVIDKGTTGFEVSRRLDKMGWRCSDTAELSFSDVRVPARNLVGAENTGFLQIMQNFQSERLGLAVQAYATAARCLELAAAWARDRETFGRPLSSRQVIRHKLAEMARQVDVARTYTRAVMVRYLAGEDVVTEVSMAKNTAVYACDHVVNEAVQIFGGMGYMRESEVERHYRDARILGIGGGTNEIMNEIISKRIGL, from the coding sequence ATGACCACGATCGACGACCGTCCCGCCGCCGGGGTCCAGGACCCGTGGAGCACGCCGGAGCGGGTGGCGCTCCGGCGCCTGGCGCGCGACGTCGTCGCCCGGGAGATCGCGCCCCGCATGGCGGAGTGGGAGGAGGCCGGTGAGCTGCCCCGCGAGCTGCACGCGCGGGTCGCGCACTCCGGCCTGCTCGGCGTCGGCTTCCCGGAGGAGGTGGGCGGCAGCGGCGGCGACCCCATCGACAGCGCCATCGTCACCGAGGAGATCCTGCTCGGCGGCGGCTCCACGGGCCTGTGCGCGTCGTTGTTCACCCACGGCATCGCCGTGCCGCACATCGCGACCCACGGCTCGCCCGAGCTGGTCGACCGCTACGTGCGGCCGACCCTGGCCGGCGAGCTCATCGGCTCGCTCGGCGTCACCGAGCCCGGGGCCGGCTCCGACGTCGCCAACCTGCGGACGCGTGCCGTGCGCGACGGAGACGACTACGTCGTCAACGGCGCCAAGACCTACATCACCAGCGGGGTGCGGGCCGACTTCGTCACCACCGCCGTGCGCACCGGCGACGCCGGCTACGGCGGGGTCTCCCTGCTGGTCATCGACAAGGGCACGACCGGTTTCGAGGTGTCCCGGCGACTGGACAAGATGGGCTGGCGGTGCAGCGACACCGCCGAGCTGTCCTTCTCCGACGTCCGGGTCCCTGCCCGCAACCTGGTCGGTGCGGAGAACACCGGCTTCCTGCAGATCATGCAGAACTTCCAGAGCGAACGGCTCGGGCTCGCGGTGCAGGCCTACGCGACAGCGGCCCGCTGCCTGGAGCTGGCCGCGGCATGGGCCCGCGACCGGGAGACCTTCGGCCGACCGCTGAGCTCGCGGCAGGTCATCCGCCACAAGCTCGCCGAGATGGCCCGCCAGGTCGACGTCGCCCGCACCTACACCCGTGCCGTGATGGTGCGCTACCTGGCCGGCGAGGACGTGGTCACCGAGGTGTCGATGGCCAAGAACACCGCCGTCTACGCCTGCGACCACGTCGTGAACGAAGCGGTGCAGATCTTCGGCGGCATGGGCTACATGCGCGAGTCGGAGGTGGAGCGGCACTACCGCGACGCCCGGATCCTGGGCATCGGCGGCGGCACCAACGAGATCATGAACGAGATCATCAGCAAGCGGATCGGCCTGTGA
- a CDS encoding acetyl-CoA C-acetyltransferase: protein MSEAFLYDAVRTPRGKGKSGGGLHSVKPVSLVVGLVDALRRRHPDLDPAGIDDVVLGVVSPVGEQGSDIAKTAALAAGLPDTVAGVQLNRFCASGLEAVNMAAQKVRSGWEDLVLAGGVESMSHVPMGSDRGAWAMDPETAYGTGFVPQGIGADLIATLEGWSREDVDAYAVESQARAAKAWANGYFERSVVPVVDLNGTVLLDTDELVRPGTTMDTLGALPAAFSGIGDLGGFDAVALQKYHWVEQIEHVHTAGNSSGIVDGAALVVIGSEQAGRRHGLTPRARVVATALSGADPTIMLTGPAPAARKALDKAGLTVGDIDLVELNEAFAAVVMRFMKDTGFAHEQVNVNGGAIAMGHPLGATGAMILGTLVDELERRDLRYGLASLCVGGGMGIATIVERM, encoded by the coding sequence ATGAGCGAGGCGTTCCTGTACGACGCGGTCCGTACCCCGCGCGGCAAGGGCAAGAGCGGTGGCGGGCTGCACTCGGTCAAGCCGGTGTCGCTGGTGGTCGGGCTGGTGGACGCGCTTCGGCGTCGGCACCCGGACCTGGACCCGGCCGGCATCGACGACGTCGTGCTCGGCGTCGTCTCACCGGTGGGTGAGCAGGGCTCGGACATCGCCAAGACCGCCGCGCTGGCGGCCGGGCTGCCCGACACGGTGGCGGGCGTCCAGCTGAACCGGTTCTGCGCCAGCGGCCTCGAGGCGGTCAACATGGCCGCACAGAAGGTGCGCAGCGGCTGGGAGGACCTCGTGCTCGCCGGCGGCGTCGAGTCGATGTCGCACGTGCCGATGGGCAGCGACCGCGGCGCCTGGGCGATGGACCCCGAGACCGCCTACGGGACCGGCTTCGTCCCGCAGGGCATCGGCGCCGACCTCATCGCCACGCTCGAGGGCTGGAGCCGCGAGGACGTCGACGCCTACGCCGTGGAGTCGCAGGCGCGGGCCGCCAAGGCCTGGGCGAACGGGTACTTCGAACGCTCCGTCGTTCCGGTCGTCGACCTCAACGGCACCGTGCTGCTCGACACCGACGAGCTGGTGCGCCCCGGTACGACGATGGACACCCTGGGTGCGCTGCCGGCTGCCTTCTCCGGGATCGGCGACCTCGGCGGCTTCGACGCCGTCGCGCTGCAGAAGTACCACTGGGTCGAACAGATCGAGCACGTGCACACCGCCGGCAACTCCTCCGGAATCGTCGACGGGGCCGCGCTGGTCGTCATCGGCTCAGAGCAGGCCGGGCGCCGGCACGGCCTGACCCCCCGCGCCCGCGTCGTGGCCACCGCGCTGTCCGGCGCCGACCCGACGATCATGCTGACCGGCCCGGCGCCCGCGGCCCGCAAGGCGCTGGACAAGGCCGGGCTGACGGTCGGCGACATCGACCTGGTCGAGCTCAACGAGGCGTTCGCGGCCGTGGTCATGCGCTTCATGAAGGACACCGGCTTCGCGCACGAGCAGGTCAACGTCAACGGTGGCGCCATCGCCATGGGGCACCCGCTGGGCGCCACCGGCGCGATGATCCTCGGCACGCTGGTCGACGAGCTCGAGCGGCGCGACCTGCGCTACGGACTGGCCTCGCTCTGCGTGGGCGGCGGCATGGGAATCGCGACGATCGTGGAGCGGATGTGA
- a CDS encoding 3-hydroxyacyl-CoA dehydrogenase NAD-binding domain-containing protein codes for MTTVSTGTSTVRYERDDAGVVTLVLDDPAARANTMNEAFVRSFGEVLDRLEAARSEGSLRGVVLTSAKKTFFAGGNLDELLNADDRQQMLASTTHIKVLMRRLETLGVPVVAAIAGSALGGGMELTLACHHRVVLDDPSVRLGFPEATLGLLPGAGGVVRTVRMLGLTTALTELLLQGQQVRPDKALKLGLVDELAADREDLLARARAFVDAHPESVQRFDAKGWKVPGGTPSSPSLAALLPSFPANLVKQLKGAHYPAQHHILCAAVESLNVDLDAAFTIEARYFVDLVVGQTAKNMVQAFWFDLNAVNGGRSRPADLPAWTATRVGVLGAGMMGAGIAYAFAKAGVDVVLKDVSADGAEKGKDISRRLVGKAVDKGRLSQEKADALLARITPTADAADLAGCDLVVEAVFEDVALKHRVMAEAEAVVAADALLASNTSTLPITDLACGVSRPADVVGMHFFSPVDKMPLVELIVGEQTSPAALARAYDAVRQIGKTPIVVNDSRGFFTSRVFGTLVLEGAALLGEGMAPTSVERAALQAGFPAGPLTLLDEVTLSLPLKIEEQARADAEAAGAVLPPEHPGLGVVRRLVERGRTGKATGQGFFDWEPDKQVWPGLADEFGLRPEAVPFTDAQERMLFAMAVETARCVEEGVLASVADANIGSIMGIGFPPLYGGVLQYVDQYDGGVDGFVRRAEELADVYGERFRPPALLREKAVSAGSLRGAVTG; via the coding sequence GTGACGACAGTCAGCACGGGAACGAGCACGGTCAGGTACGAACGGGACGATGCGGGTGTCGTCACCCTGGTGCTGGACGACCCCGCGGCCCGGGCCAACACGATGAACGAGGCGTTCGTGCGCTCGTTCGGCGAGGTCCTGGACCGGCTGGAGGCCGCGCGGTCCGAGGGCTCCCTGCGCGGTGTCGTGCTCACCAGCGCGAAGAAGACCTTCTTCGCCGGCGGCAACCTCGACGAGCTGCTGAATGCCGACGACAGGCAGCAGATGCTGGCCTCCACGACGCACATCAAGGTCCTGATGCGCCGGCTGGAGACGCTCGGCGTCCCCGTGGTCGCGGCCATCGCGGGCAGCGCCCTGGGCGGCGGGATGGAGCTCACGCTCGCCTGCCACCACCGGGTCGTGCTCGACGACCCGTCCGTGCGGCTCGGCTTTCCCGAGGCGACGCTCGGGCTGCTGCCCGGCGCCGGGGGCGTGGTACGCACCGTGCGCATGCTCGGCCTCACGACCGCCCTGACCGAGCTGCTGCTTCAGGGCCAGCAGGTCCGGCCGGACAAGGCGCTGAAGCTCGGCCTGGTCGACGAGCTGGCGGCCGACCGCGAGGACCTGCTCGCCCGGGCACGCGCCTTCGTCGACGCGCACCCGGAGTCGGTCCAGCGGTTCGACGCCAAGGGCTGGAAGGTGCCCGGCGGCACGCCGTCCTCGCCGTCGCTGGCCGCGCTGCTGCCCAGCTTCCCGGCCAACCTGGTCAAGCAGCTCAAGGGCGCCCACTACCCGGCCCAGCACCACATCCTGTGCGCGGCAGTCGAGAGCCTCAACGTGGACCTCGACGCCGCGTTCACGATCGAGGCGCGCTACTTCGTCGACCTGGTCGTCGGTCAGACCGCCAAGAACATGGTGCAGGCGTTCTGGTTCGACCTCAACGCCGTCAACGGCGGCCGCTCCCGACCGGCGGACCTGCCGGCCTGGACCGCCACGCGCGTCGGCGTGCTGGGCGCCGGGATGATGGGCGCCGGGATCGCCTACGCCTTTGCCAAGGCCGGCGTCGACGTGGTGCTCAAGGACGTCTCGGCCGACGGGGCAGAGAAGGGCAAGGACATCTCCCGCCGACTCGTGGGCAAGGCGGTGGACAAGGGCCGCCTCTCGCAGGAGAAGGCCGACGCGCTGCTCGCCCGCATCACCCCGACCGCCGACGCCGCAGATCTCGCCGGCTGCGACCTCGTGGTCGAGGCGGTCTTCGAGGACGTCGCACTCAAGCACCGGGTGATGGCTGAGGCGGAGGCTGTGGTCGCCGCTGATGCGCTGCTGGCCAGCAACACCTCCACCCTCCCGATCACGGACCTGGCCTGCGGTGTGTCGCGGCCCGCCGACGTCGTGGGGATGCACTTCTTCTCGCCGGTGGACAAGATGCCCCTGGTCGAGCTCATCGTGGGCGAGCAGACATCTCCTGCCGCCCTGGCCCGCGCCTATGACGCCGTCCGCCAGATCGGCAAGACGCCGATCGTGGTCAACGACTCGCGCGGCTTCTTCACCTCCCGGGTGTTCGGCACGTTGGTCCTGGAAGGCGCCGCGCTGCTGGGTGAGGGAATGGCCCCGACGTCTGTCGAGCGGGCCGCGTTGCAGGCCGGATTCCCCGCCGGGCCGCTCACCCTGCTGGACGAGGTCACGCTCAGCCTCCCGCTGAAGATCGAGGAGCAGGCCCGCGCGGATGCGGAGGCGGCCGGAGCCGTCCTGCCGCCGGAGCACCCCGGCCTAGGCGTCGTCCGCCGGCTGGTCGAGCGCGGCCGCACCGGCAAGGCCACCGGTCAGGGCTTCTTCGACTGGGAGCCGGACAAGCAGGTCTGGCCCGGGCTCGCGGACGAGTTCGGGCTGCGCCCCGAGGCTGTCCCGTTCACCGACGCGCAGGAGCGGATGCTCTTCGCGATGGCTGTCGAGACGGCCCGCTGCGTGGAGGAGGGCGTGCTCGCCTCCGTTGCCGACGCCAACATCGGTTCGATCATGGGGATCGGGTTCCCGCCGCTCTATGGCGGCGTGCTGCAGTACGTCGACCAGTACGACGGCGGGGTCGACGGCTTCGTGCGCCGGGCGGAGGAGCTGGCCGACGTGTACGGCGAACGCTTCCGACCGCCGGCGCTGCTGCGGGAGAAGGCCGTCTCGGCCGGGTCGCTGCGCGGGGCCGTCACCGGCTGA
- a CDS encoding AMP-binding protein — protein MPSSSATSTAWPAGIPRSLDYPPVAVPSILRGAARRYGDRTAFVQGERSLTYAQVLADACRTANALTARGIAPGDVVAVHLPNCLQYPAVYYGVLMAGATFSPTNPLLPPDDLAHQLADCAAAAVVTYGPVAPLLASVLDRTQVRTVLVTDAAQEADAAARVDLAALPGGWEDLLAALAEAPTDDPAVEVDPVERLAHLAYTGGTTGRSKGVELPHRNVVVNTLQFACWGTGSVPALDEAGDLTLRQLEELADDFPVRLGTGIAVNLTPWFHAMGTVGYLNFPVLSGTTTVIHQRFDPAAYVADAQRYRVTSIGGAPPVFHALLQVPGLREADLSSVRALASGAAPLAVELLDQLAEVFPDAVIGEGYGLTEVTMGAVSNPSGRSQQRRTGSVGLPVPDTEVMVVAADEVELRELPAGEPGEVCLRGPQVMRGYHNRPDATAEMLVEGWLRTGDVGVLDEDGYLSIVDRKKDMLLYKGYNVYPRELEELLFAHPGVLSCAVVGQQDAAAGELPVAFVVRAPGSEVTAEELIAHVSERVTPYKRVRRVEFVDAIPVSAAGKVLKRELRERLAPAAPAGRTGAPASAPVGG, from the coding sequence ATGCCGTCGTCGTCCGCCACCTCCACCGCGTGGCCCGCGGGCATCCCGCGCTCGCTGGACTACCCGCCGGTGGCGGTCCCGTCGATCCTGCGCGGCGCGGCGCGGCGCTACGGCGACCGCACGGCGTTCGTGCAGGGCGAGCGCAGCCTGACCTATGCACAGGTCCTTGCCGATGCCTGCCGGACGGCCAACGCGCTGACGGCACGGGGCATCGCGCCGGGCGACGTCGTGGCCGTGCATCTGCCGAACTGCCTTCAGTACCCGGCGGTCTACTACGGCGTGCTGATGGCCGGCGCCACCTTCTCCCCCACCAACCCCCTGCTCCCCCCGGACGACTTGGCCCACCAGCTGGCCGACTGCGCGGCCGCTGCGGTCGTCACCTACGGCCCCGTGGCGCCCTTGCTCGCCTCGGTGCTGGACCGCACGCAGGTGCGCACGGTGCTGGTGACCGACGCGGCACAGGAGGCCGACGCCGCAGCGCGGGTCGACCTCGCCGCCTTGCCCGGCGGATGGGAGGACCTGCTGGCGGCGCTCGCTGAAGCGCCGACGGACGACCCGGCCGTGGAGGTCGACCCGGTGGAGCGGCTCGCTCACCTGGCCTACACCGGCGGCACCACCGGGCGCTCGAAGGGTGTCGAACTGCCGCACCGCAACGTCGTGGTCAACACCCTGCAGTTCGCCTGCTGGGGAACGGGGTCCGTGCCGGCCCTCGACGAGGCCGGCGACCTCACGCTCCGGCAGCTGGAGGAGCTGGCCGACGACTTCCCGGTGAGGCTCGGGACCGGGATCGCGGTCAACCTCACCCCCTGGTTCCACGCCATGGGCACCGTCGGCTACCTCAACTTCCCGGTGCTGAGCGGCACGACCACCGTCATCCACCAGCGCTTCGACCCCGCCGCCTACGTCGCCGACGCCCAGCGCTACCGGGTGACGAGCATCGGCGGCGCCCCGCCGGTCTTCCACGCCCTGCTGCAGGTCCCGGGGCTGCGCGAGGCCGACCTGAGCAGTGTCCGCGCGCTGGCCTCGGGCGCCGCACCGCTGGCCGTGGAGCTGCTGGACCAGCTGGCCGAGGTGTTCCCCGATGCCGTCATCGGGGAGGGCTACGGGCTCACCGAGGTGACGATGGGGGCGGTCAGCAACCCGTCCGGCCGGTCCCAGCAGCGCAGGACCGGCAGCGTCGGCCTGCCGGTCCCGGACACCGAGGTCATGGTCGTGGCCGCCGACGAGGTCGAGCTGCGCGAGCTCCCGGCGGGCGAGCCCGGCGAGGTCTGCCTGCGCGGCCCGCAGGTCATGCGCGGCTACCACAACCGGCCGGACGCCACTGCCGAGATGCTGGTCGAGGGCTGGCTACGCACCGGCGACGTCGGCGTGCTCGACGAGGACGGCTACCTGTCGATCGTGGACCGCAAGAAGGACATGCTGCTCTACAAGGGCTACAACGTGTACCCGCGCGAGCTGGAGGAGCTGCTGTTCGCGCACCCCGGCGTGCTGAGCTGCGCGGTCGTCGGCCAGCAGGACGCCGCCGCCGGCGAGCTGCCGGTCGCCTTCGTCGTCCGGGCGCCGGGCAGCGAGGTCACGGCCGAGGAGCTGATCGCGCACGTCAGCGAGCGCGTGACGCCGTACAAGCGGGTGCGCCGAGTGGAGTTCGTGGACGCGATCCCGGTCTCCGCTGCGGGCAAGGTGCTCAAGCGGGAGCTGCGTGAGCGGCTCGCGCCAGCGGCGCCCGCTGGCCGTACCGGCGCGCCAGCGTCCGCGCCGGTCGGGGGCTGA
- a CDS encoding MBL fold metallo-hydrolase, giving the protein MIRPFEVTGLLQQQAWADRVLPPVEKVQAGLWSIPVPIPNNPLRYVLVYALELDNGLALIDAGWDTEDAWGALTAGLAVAGGSMSDVQAVLVTHIHPDHYGLAGRIREASGAWLGLHPDDAALLPARYGAGVPELLQEMHALLRECGVPEQELGVLAEASLTLIDYVRQVLPDRLIEDGEQLALPGWDLRAVHTPGHSPGHLCFHDPGRRVLFSGDHVLPRITPNVGVHAQSAGDPLAQFVEALARVAALEPNVDEVLPAHEYRFAGISARVEQLLGHHERRLEEIAAVATDRTTWELTGALTWSRPWDQVSGFMRRAAVAETLAHLVLLESRGRLRRTGSPWQWAAT; this is encoded by the coding sequence GTGATCCGGCCGTTCGAAGTCACCGGGCTGCTCCAGCAGCAGGCCTGGGCCGATCGTGTCCTGCCGCCGGTCGAGAAGGTGCAGGCGGGGTTGTGGTCCATCCCGGTCCCCATCCCGAACAATCCACTCCGCTACGTGCTGGTCTACGCGCTCGAGCTCGACAACGGGCTGGCGCTGATCGACGCGGGATGGGACACCGAGGATGCATGGGGCGCGCTCACCGCCGGGCTGGCCGTGGCCGGCGGCAGCATGTCGGACGTGCAGGCAGTCCTGGTGACGCACATCCACCCCGACCACTACGGGCTGGCCGGGCGCATCCGGGAAGCCTCCGGCGCGTGGCTGGGCCTACACCCCGACGACGCGGCGCTGCTCCCCGCGCGCTACGGCGCCGGGGTGCCCGAGCTGCTGCAGGAGATGCATGCGTTGCTGCGCGAGTGTGGTGTACCTGAACAAGAACTCGGCGTGCTGGCAGAGGCCTCCCTCACACTCATCGACTACGTGCGGCAGGTATTGCCGGACCGGTTGATCGAGGACGGCGAGCAGCTCGCCCTGCCGGGCTGGGACCTGCGGGCAGTGCACACTCCCGGCCACTCCCCCGGTCACCTGTGCTTCCACGATCCGGGCCGGCGCGTGCTGTTCTCCGGCGACCACGTGCTCCCTCGGATCACCCCCAACGTCGGGGTGCACGCGCAGTCCGCCGGTGACCCGCTGGCCCAGTTCGTCGAGGCCCTGGCCCGGGTGGCCGCGCTCGAGCCCAACGTCGACGAGGTGCTTCCCGCCCACGAGTACCGCTTTGCCGGGATCAGCGCCCGCGTCGAGCAGCTGCTCGGGCACCACGAGCGCAGGCTCGAGGAGATCGCCGCGGTGGCCACCGACCGGACGACCTGGGAGCTCACCGGCGCCCTCACCTGGTCGCGGCCCTGGGACCAGGTGTCCGGGTTCATGCGCCGCGCCGCGGTCGCGGAGACGCTCGCCCACCTCGTCTTGCTCGAGTCCCGAGGCCGCCTGCGCCGGACCGGTTCGCCGTGGCAGTGGGCGGCGACGTGA
- a CDS encoding RNA polymerase sigma factor: MRVRPWLSVVVRNACMDEHRRRLPQPVADAPDSAVEDQDPFGSDPYLDQAWEALPARFRTVLHHRELLGLSYDEIATAMGVSRSAVQTLLFRARGALRREYQRAGGELLGCGAFGLALLSLGDGEPVRHGHQLAGHLASCGACRSAVDRLAELSDLMRLGARAMDAPLHPPSAACPSVAGRP, translated from the coding sequence CTGCGGGTCCGACCGTGGTTGTCCGTCGTCGTACGCAATGCATGCATGGATGAGCACCGGCGCCGACTGCCCCAACCGGTCGCCGATGCACCGGACAGTGCGGTGGAAGACCAGGACCCCTTCGGCTCTGACCCCTATCTGGACCAGGCCTGGGAGGCGCTGCCCGCGCGGTTCAGGACCGTGCTGCACCACCGGGAGTTGCTCGGCCTGTCCTACGACGAAATTGCTACGGCCATGGGGGTATCTCGGTCGGCCGTGCAGACCCTGCTGTTCCGGGCCCGCGGCGCACTGCGCCGGGAGTACCAGCGCGCTGGTGGCGAGCTGCTCGGCTGCGGCGCGTTCGGCCTTGCTCTGCTGTCGCTCGGCGATGGCGAACCCGTTCGGCACGGCCATCAACTCGCCGGCCACCTCGCCTCCTGCGGCGCCTGCAGATCAGCGGTGGACCGCCTGGCAGAGCTATCCGACCTCATGCGTCTCGGTGCGCGAGCAATGGACGCCCCCCTGCACCCCCCCTCGGCGGCTTGTCCCAGCGTTGCTGGACGGCCCTGA
- a CDS encoding acyl-CoA dehydrogenase family protein produces MRKMLYEPDHEAFRASVRSFVEKEVVPHHPGWEKAGLVDRSLWTEAGKQGFLGMDVPEQYGGGGVKDFRYNAILDEEIVRVGASGVGWGLHNDVVAPYLLELATEEQKQRWLPGFCSGELITAIAMSEPAAGSDLQGIKTYARRDGDDYVLNGSKTFITNGINADLVLVVARTNLDTKASSGTSLLVVERGMPGFERGRNLEKVGLKAQDTSELFFNDVRVPANNLLGQENAGFLHLMQMLPQERLSIAVVAVAASRFVFDLTLDYCKQRQAFGKPIGSFQHNRFVLAEMATEIEIAETYLEKAILEHNAGRFTVQDAAMSKWWTTELQKRVVDQCVQLHGGYGYMLEYPVAKAYLDARIQTIYGGTTEVMKEIIGRSLGV; encoded by the coding sequence GTGCGCAAGATGCTGTACGAGCCCGACCACGAGGCGTTCCGGGCCTCGGTCCGCTCGTTCGTCGAGAAGGAGGTCGTCCCGCACCACCCCGGCTGGGAGAAGGCCGGCCTGGTCGACCGCTCCCTGTGGACCGAGGCCGGCAAGCAGGGGTTCCTCGGCATGGACGTCCCCGAGCAGTACGGCGGCGGCGGCGTGAAGGACTTCCGCTACAACGCGATCCTGGACGAGGAGATCGTCCGCGTCGGCGCAAGCGGGGTCGGTTGGGGTCTGCACAACGACGTCGTCGCGCCGTACCTGCTGGAGCTGGCCACCGAGGAGCAGAAGCAGCGCTGGCTCCCCGGCTTCTGCAGCGGCGAGCTGATCACGGCGATCGCGATGAGCGAGCCGGCCGCCGGCTCGGACCTGCAAGGCATCAAGACCTACGCACGACGGGACGGCGACGACTACGTCCTGAACGGTTCCAAGACCTTCATCACCAACGGCATCAACGCCGACCTCGTCCTGGTCGTGGCCCGGACGAACCTCGACACCAAGGCCAGCTCGGGAACCTCGCTGCTGGTCGTCGAGCGGGGGATGCCGGGCTTCGAACGCGGCCGCAACCTGGAGAAGGTCGGCCTGAAGGCGCAGGACACCTCCGAGCTCTTCTTCAACGACGTCCGCGTTCCGGCGAACAACCTGCTCGGCCAGGAGAACGCCGGCTTCCTCCACCTGATGCAGATGCTGCCGCAGGAGCGGCTCTCGATCGCCGTCGTCGCGGTGGCGGCCAGCCGGTTCGTCTTCGATCTCACGCTGGACTACTGCAAGCAGCGGCAGGCCTTCGGCAAGCCGATCGGCTCCTTCCAGCACAACCGCTTCGTGCTGGCGGAGATGGCCACCGAGATCGAGATCGCCGAGACCTACCTGGAGAAGGCGATCCTCGAGCACAACGCGGGCCGCTTCACGGTGCAGGACGCGGCGATGAGCAAGTGGTGGACGACCGAGCTGCAGAAGCGCGTCGTCGACCAGTGCGTGCAGCTGCACGGCGGCTACGGCTACATGCTCGAGTACCCGGTGGCCAAGGCCTACCTGGATGCGCGCATCCAGACCATCTACGGCGGGACGACCGAGGTCATGAAGGAGATCATCGGTCGCTCCCTCGGCGTCTGA